From one Pseudomonadota bacterium genomic stretch:
- the obgE gene encoding GTPase ObgE, with protein MKFVDEADIYIKAGNGGHGCASFRREKFVPRGGPNGGDGGKGGDVVVVGNKALSSLLDFKYKRIYRAENGKNGSGKNKKGREGKDLYIHLPLGTIVYDKAHLTPLCDITEDNKHYIVAKSGKGGRGNTHFVTSTHRAPVEFEYGTEGEEKELKLVLKLLADVGIVGLPNVGKSTLISCLTNAKPLIGDYPFTTLTPALGVFREDDDTFVIADIPGLVKDASKGRGLGLTFLKHIERTNKILLMLDASSESTGKDYETLLDELNSYNKEISEKERILVLNKIDLSSKAAIKRWSDYFKEKGETVTSVSALKGQGIDALRGLLKKQKIKKQEQVLTCTEQEKQVLHD; from the coding sequence ATGAAATTTGTTGATGAAGCAGATATATATATAAAAGCAGGCAATGGTGGCCATGGTTGTGCAAGTTTCAGGAGAGAGAAATTTGTTCCCAGGGGAGGGCCAAACGGGGGAGACGGCGGAAAAGGGGGAGATGTAGTTGTAGTAGGCAATAAAGCACTTTCAAGTCTTTTAGATTTCAAATATAAACGTATCTATCGAGCAGAAAACGGGAAAAACGGCAGCGGGAAAAATAAGAAGGGCAGGGAAGGTAAGGATTTGTATATCCATTTGCCTCTCGGAACCATTGTATATGATAAGGCACATTTAACGCCGCTGTGCGATATTACAGAGGACAACAAACATTATATTGTTGCAAAAAGCGGGAAGGGCGGCAGGGGTAATACTCATTTTGTAACCTCCACGCACAGAGCTCCTGTAGAATTTGAATACGGTACAGAAGGAGAAGAGAAGGAGTTAAAACTCGTACTAAAGCTCCTTGCAGATGTCGGGATTGTTGGTCTGCCAAACGTAGGAAAATCAACCCTCATATCATGTTTAACAAACGCAAAGCCCTTAATAGGAGACTATCCCTTTACCACATTAACCCCTGCCCTCGGTGTATTCCGGGAGGATGACGACACCTTTGTCATTGCAGATATCCCGGGTTTAGTAAAAGATGCCTCAAAAGGCAGAGGACTGGGCTTAACATTTTTGAAACATATTGAGAGAACGAATAAAATTCTCTTAATGCTGGATGCATCTTCTGAATCAACAGGCAAAGATTATGAAACATTGCTGGACGAGCTTAATTCTTATAATAAAGAGATATCAGAAAAAGAAAGAATTTTAGTATTGAATAAAATTGATCTTTCATCAAAAGCTGCGATAAAGAGATGGAGCGATTATTTTAAGGAAAAAGGCGAAACAGTAACCAGTGTCAGTGCTTTAAAAGGGCAGGGCATTGATGCCTTAAGAGGTTTGTTGAAGAAACAGAAGATTAAAAAGCAGGAGCAGGTTTTGACCTGCACTGAACAGGAAAAACAGGTATTGCATGATTAA
- the proB gene encoding glutamate 5-kinase, with translation MINVKRVVIKVGTSVLLDKDNKISADMIGRFAKQIRKIKEKGISPVIVSSGAIACGMETLNLKKRPKEIAKRQALASIGQILLMKMYMEAFEKERIKTGQILLTHEDIKSKNRCLNLMNTLNMLLAMDIIPIINENDALSFKEIRFGDNDNLSALIAQISNADLLLLLSDVDGLFDKDPNRYTGASIINVVHKIDDKIEKIAGETRSEKSTGGMVSKLEAAKKAGSYGIPTRIVRGNLDNIVLRIIKGEELGTLFLADKKMTRNKWWTAFAYKIKGKIHIDKGAEHAIVRGGKSLLSSGIIKVEGDFLRGECIEVDNTVGGIIAKGITNYSSSDIDKIKGLKSIDIEKKLGYKYAEEIVHRDNMVVI, from the coding sequence ATGATTAATGTCAAACGGGTTGTGATAAAAGTAGGAACATCCGTTCTCCTGGATAAAGACAATAAGATCAGCGCTGATATGATAGGGCGGTTTGCAAAGCAGATAAGAAAAATAAAGGAGAAAGGGATCAGCCCGGTCATTGTATCAAGCGGGGCCATTGCCTGTGGAATGGAAACCCTTAATTTAAAAAAGCGGCCAAAAGAGATTGCAAAAAGGCAAGCCCTTGCATCAATCGGGCAGATACTGCTCATGAAAATGTATATGGAAGCATTCGAAAAAGAGAGGATAAAAACCGGTCAGATATTGCTAACCCATGAAGACATAAAAAGCAAAAACAGATGTTTAAATCTTATGAACACATTAAATATGCTTCTTGCTATGGATATAATTCCAATAATCAACGAAAACGATGCCCTTTCGTTCAAAGAAATCAGGTTCGGCGATAACGACAACTTATCTGCTCTTATTGCACAAATCTCCAATGCAGATCTTCTCCTGCTCCTATCAGATGTTGACGGGTTGTTTGATAAGGATCCGAATAGATATACAGGCGCCAGTATCATCAATGTTGTTCATAAGATAGATGATAAAATTGAAAAGATAGCCGGTGAAACAAGGAGCGAAAAAAGTACGGGCGGGATGGTAAGCAAACTGGAGGCAGCGAAGAAGGCGGGCAGCTACGGTATACCTACGAGAATAGTCAGGGGAAATCTGGACAATATCGTATTAAGGATCATTAAAGGGGAAGAGTTGGGAACACTGTTTCTTGCAGATAAAAAAATGACAAGGAATAAATGGTGGACTGCCTTTGCTTATAAGATTAAAGGTAAAATTCACATAGACAAAGGAGCTGAACATGCCATAGTTCGCGGCGGCAAAAGCCTTCTGTCATCCGGTATAATCAAGGTGGAAGGGGATTTTTTAAGAGGTGAGTGTATTGAAGTGGATAATACCGTTGGCGGGATTATTGCTAAGGGCATAACAAATTATTCGTCATCGGATATTGATAAGATAAAGGGTCTAAAAAGTATTGATATTGAAAAGAAGCTCGGATATAAATATGCTGAAGAAATTGTACACAGAGATAATATGGTGGTGATATGA